TTAGGAACCTGTAAAGCAGAGAACataatattacctattatgtcAGCTACAGGTACAACATTTGGTATTTTACAATGAGGTGACGCAAAGGGTCTTGATTCGCCCATATAATCTGTACCTATCTATGAGTGtagctaaaaaaattaaagtggGTAACCGTTTTTAGAGGAAAGCAGCAAAAAAGTAGTAAGTACTAATTTGGGGtgatttcaaaattttttcAAAGTAGGTAAATTGTTTAGTTATTGAGTTGACACAAAATTCCAAATTGGCAATTAATACTCAGTCGTTTAAGCTAAACCCTTGTCTTGGAACGGCTTAAGGGACTATCCTTATTTATGACTAACATCTTACCTGTAATATAGATTTCTCCCAGACTCTTCATGAACGCGATATGCACGGGGCACAGCATCTCCTCACAAGACAGCCTGGTGACGATCTTGGCTTGTGTTCGTTCCATGATGAGCACGCTGTGACTGTCCATGCCACACACGTAGAGGTGGTTGCTCCATGGACTGACTCCAACGCCGCATGGACGAGAAGTCTTGCGCCACACGTAGTGAGGAACGAAGTTACGGGATCTAGAATATTGAAACTTATGAAAGGCATGTCAGTGTGCTCACGTCTTAATTCCCAATTATATCTTGTAGATATTCCCGCCAAATGTATCGATgacaatttgttaaaaataataataaaattgtaagtattaCAACGAAATGTTTAGTCGACTACTTACAGTTAATTGCCTTGCAATAATTATACcttttatgtacttatataattGGAAATATTTCGTTGTTTCAGAATGTGTTAGAATCATGTAAAATTGTACTCAAgttaatcttaattaatttttcaatttgattTTCGTAATCGTGAGCAGTTCCTATTCATTAAAATACTTGATTTTTGTGTGGAATTTTCGTTAATCACTTTTCATAAATAATCACACTTGCAGAGGTGATTGTACTGGAGTTGCACGCAAGTACACAATGAATGCATGCACATTTTTTCGTATTAGGAGATTTTCATCGGTCGTGGTAAGTGCCAATTTTATAGTTTTCTAACTATTTATAACGCCAAAAGACTATTGGATTACAACCACTAACTCTATTgcttagtttaatttaaataatcttatttattttaatagcaaacttttaaaaatatagcacATTCATCGCTCGGCTCCAAATCACTGCTTATTAGCATAGACATTTTTGCTCAAGTATTCTTCAATTTCAGtattcgattaaaattattacatttaacgTTTTCCTAGTTACAGGTATCAGATGGTTAGCTAGTTTTATGACTAATACTAGTATAACCACTGAATACAAGACACGGAAAAGAATTGGGGACGTGGTTGCCACTGCTTACCATCATAGAGGTGAGTTAATTACTTGCATTTAATTTGTAGTAAGCAAAAGTATTGAAAGAATTGGGAGATATTCGCGTGAACACTTTCAGATGAGGAAAATTGCGTGTTCACTTGTCATAGTAGTTTGTCTTGTCTGGCATCTACTGTGCGCAACAAAGTTAACTGTCAGTTTTATTACCGCGTTCTTTTTGATTGCTTATttagcactagctgacccgcgcaacttcgcttgcgtcacatgagagagaatgggtcataattttccccgtttttgtaacaattttcgttgctaatccgctcctattggccgaagcgtcatgttatatagcttatagccttacTCGGTAAATggtcaatacaaaaatattttttcaattcgagccagtagttcctgagattagcgcgttcaaacaaactcagctttataatatttgtatagataagagAACCTCGTAGCTAAGTAACAACCGCGTGCAtccatctctaaggttaagctacgcttgccgaggttgttccgtggatgggtgaccatatactataatataatactcataactacttaaaagaatatacaattaaactaacacgaaattctaccaaataccactaaatgggtataatattaacattaaatacgaaaataatgtaattaaaactatttaaaagaatatacaaacaaatttattataactaacacgaaatatttagtggaaactatttcaaactaatatcaattCGAAAGAGTATAACCTCAACTGATAAGAATAAcgtaagtagcataataatcaaatttcaGTTAAAAATCTCCAAAGCGTAGGCTTACCCAGCTAAGACATAAAACGTAATGATAGTGCGATTTAATATTGccagtaacgccatctagtgaaagCGCCAGTGCAACCGCAAAGCGGTGGAGCGGTTTCTTCCGATTGTCGCTGTTTTCCGTGGGAATGAGatattttcccggagtaaaaagtagcctatgtcctttctcggatatcaaagtatctccataccaaatttcacgcaaattggttcagtagtttaggcgtgattgagtagcagacagacagacagacagacagacagagttactttcgcatttataatattagtatggataattaacaatttattacaaagtgAAGATCAAATTAGTTTTGGGCCAAATCGTATGCCAGAATttcgaatgttttattttataacatttctggTACTGCGATTTTAccgtatattattttattttcgttcgTTCAATAGCTCTAACATGAAGTAAAGTCGTAGAGCACCGTTCCTCGGAGAGTACATAAAGTCACCAGACCCACCCACGCCTAACTATTCACCCGTCCACCGTCCTACCTAGTTATTAGGGTGATGGTCTTACGGAGTAGGCAAGAGTGTTTCTTCTTATTCGCTTCCAATCTTCTTCACACTCCAATTCCCTGGTTTATTTAGCCTAGGTTTACAGTATTCGTTTCTAACTTACCGGTAGTGCAAAACAAGGTTTTCTTCACTTTCCAGTGGGTCATTTTGTTTCGGAGACTCCAACACTGGGTCATCAGATTCAGCGTCTATTGGTGTGGCTGAGTCCATCTCTATGCGGAAATTCTCTTTGTCGAATACAAATCGTTCTGTGTCCCATTTGGATACCTCTGATAGGAGTTGTACCGCATTCTGGTGGAGGTTTATAAATGTGGCGACCTGGGAAATAAAACACAGAATAAATAGGAATACATTAATATAGTAGGGTGAACGGTAATGTGCGCAAGTGACTGCCGATCACGATGTAGCGAGGGTGATAAGAGACCATCCATCCAGATCCAGACACAAAGTGTTTTTAGATTTTACCAACAGCAGTACGGAGTTTGGTAATGCGTCCCATAAATGAATGGCTTCTCCCTTTTTATATGGTGCTGCAAACTATTAAGTTGAGTTGATTGTACGGATGTGGAATTCTCTTATATCTTCTACTTATACAAAACTCGACGAACAAACTTCAATAGTGCGGCTGCGGTTCTTTTACTAGGTtcagttattatttactagctgacccgcgcaacttcgcttgcgtcacataagagagaatgggtcagaattttccatgtttttgtaacactttttactgttacctactctgctcttattggtcgtagcgtgatgatataagatatgctttttttttcacgaaaaatattctcaaaattatttatatctcttagtataacgaagtcgcgctaaggcatatccgccattaaaacagttgctatggcaacggaattttgttaattcaatgtcattattatattgatttttcgcgacttcgttgaattttctgaattttcccaggaaatgcgtcattttcccggggtaaaaagtagcctatgtcctttctcgggtatcaaaatatctccataccaaatttcatgcaaattggttcagtagtttagacgtgattgagtagcagacagacagacagacagacagacagacagacagacagagttactttcgcatttataatattagtatggatttgcgAGTCCATTGTCACCTTATGAGGTGCTACCACAAACTGTACCTATTGTCAACACTTCTGTACAATTACTCTAATCCATACTAGTaatgttgtgtttgtttgttggatGTTGTAATTAAATCACGTGTTTAAAAAAGCCTTCACCTTATTAATCATAACTGTTATAAAGTCTATACACCTAGCTATCAGTGGCTGTCAAAACAGcttagtaacaaataaatttcgATGTACAATTTATccgataggtacctactgagcAAGGTTTGCTCTAAACATTAGCCTTTTGAAAAGGAAGCCTGTGGCTGCCCTTTCCGTCTCGTCCGAAGACGAGGTGGGCCGTTAGTtacctatgtttatttttataactaaggTTCAAAATAAGTATTATCTTTTGTTATAAGTAGATTGATATGGTCTTAGATTACGATCTATTAGGGCGAGTTAGTAGCGATATTGAAAAGATATCAATTAACCGTGCTATTAGCAATATCTATATAGAAATCTATGAAAACAGTTGATTCATGACTTCTAGTTAACCTGGTTTATAGAATTGTTCGATTTTATCTAGTCGCCTTTATGacatacttgtttttttttaataatcacgtggaatatatttttctctctcaatatttttttttatattgcccTTTATAAAGTAATCCAAGACTATAATCAAGATATTATATGGTCTTAACTTCAACATTGGTGTGTCATTATCTTCACAAAAGATTAGGAACACCTGTTGTTTCCTCAATAAACTTGCAGGACATTCATTTTATAAGCAAAGAGGTACTTCCCAAAAAATTTCAAGTTATTAAAACGCATTTGTGACAATGCGATAAGATATCGCATTTCGTGATTTCACAGttgttttgtttcgttttataATCAGTCCTTTATTTGATTCGTTGTGATTTAATTACGCAGATAAGATGATAGATTCTATGAAATCATTGTTATTTCAATACGATACAATACCTAAAcatcaactttttattttactttgattttatatttctaaggatacatttataataacttacAAAGCATCTTTCTTTTTCATAGAGTTGCCATTTTGCATATAAAATCCGTAGAGCCTACGTTTTTTTAACGGCGGCCACATAACGTTCTATTCGTTCTTTTAGCCACATTTGCGATAACCTACCGTTTTTTGACACAAGAATAAATCGTTATACATAGGATCACCGCTTTATAAATCCCTAGAAATGACGCACTGTCAATAGTTAAAGCAAGGCTTCCCTACATAAACTACGGTAACTGTAGCAATTAGCAATCGACTAGTTACGACTACGCAATGACGCTGATAAAACAAGCCCTATAGATATGTGCTCAGTATCAGGGCCATATTAATGGGGTAACTGGCCGACATCATAcgcattttatatgaaatgtccCTAAAACACAGATACAGTGTCGTCCGGGTCGACGCGATGACGTATACGAACAAGTTGTAAAATAATCCTACCAATGTTTATCCTGCTGGGGAATACCGCAGGGAAATCTTTccatgtaattttattataccgagtgttaaattattattgtcattttcAGTCAGATTGTGTCCCTGATTTAAAGCATGTTTGATAAAAGCTATGTATGTATACAGAATCTGCTAACATTATAGGTACTTACCAACTATTGGGGTGAAAAGCTTTTGCCTATGAAAACTTATGTGCCTAATCTTAAGATAATGAATAGAGCtataaatatctaatattttGAGAAATGAGAAAGTACATGAAGCACTAAAACACCCTAAAGTAGCCTTTAGTCAGCCACGATCGTACATGCAGACCTATCAcagatcaaaaataataaaccgtttttaaataaacttaccCTTTCATTATCATTCGCATCACTACTTTGCATGGCCTTCACCGCCACAGTCTTAGCTTCAGCCAAGGAAGTCTGCAGCGCCAGCGCAGACATATCCGCAGACTTCTGCAAACTCGCGGCTTCATTCAACATGCTGTCTTTAGCGTCAATGATAGCCGCTATTTTCTCCTCTGCTGCTATGTTTATTTGTTCCGCTATGCGTTCACAACGATCCTGTAAAGATTATTGACATGCTGAGACTTTATTACGCTAATAGTGGACTCGTGTCGGTTACTCTGATTTACCgaattttttaacttaactagGAGAGACCTTATCTACCAGTGTCACTACTTGCAATTTGATGTTCTATAAATGACTTGAAACTATATCCAGCAGGCATATTTTCAGCCAAACCATTAAGCTTAATGGTATGTTTTAGTAAAGCTAATcgtaaattaaaattcattccGTTTTTTTCATGTTCAACAGTTCTTTAGACTCACACATGAGTGCACATATAAACTTACGTCTGACATTATGTTTGCCATTTTTCCTGGTAATACCTAAACAAGTTTTGTATGCCAAGACATTCTGGTCACGTACCTTATAATGTTCAATTTTGTGTTCAAGATGACTGGCGGCTGTGTCCAGTTGTTTCAAAATAGATTTTAGTTGGATCCGCATATCATCCAAGTGCTGCGACCAACATACGCGGCagaatttctaaaataaaatatttttaagaatttcttCAATGTAATACTTCtttgaaagtttaaaaactttactttgttattttgaaatattctagCCAGctagaaatatataaatgattattaaatCAGCGCTACAAGACTCTACCTTAGaaggtaataataaaaacaccGTTTTAGTCTAAACATGTATAAGGGCAgggtaattattacaataaatatgataaaaagtaaattaccaGTTTGCAATGATCACACAGGGTGATGTCAAAACTGTCGCACATAGATTTACAATGTACGCATCTGACTCCCCCTGCAAAAAGTTCTACGCTCTGTCCGTTGTTTACTGCGGGAGACGAGGGCGGGGTCCCTGTACTCTTACGAACATCACCGTTCATACTACTGATCCCAACTAACTGTAATAACGAATCTATGTACAGATTTGAAGGCAGATTCTCTATATAATTCTGCCCTTGTATCTGAATCCGCGTCCTACATATAGGACATCCGATTATTATCGCATCTGAAAGTAAAATTGCAAATTTAATACctgtttgaatatttaaaagtaataatgtgTATGATTAGTGTTTACCAGCGAtgtagacagacagacacgccATACAGAAAGTGTGTTGACACGGTAACATCTTTGGGTTGTGTAGTACTTCGAGACAGAGAGCGCATTGTACCAATTCTTTGATGCCACCAGCTGATAACCTGTTTGCAATGTTGGAGCTGCATCAATAAATATGGgtattaattcaattttaaaagcGTGAACGAGTGAATAAAGCCTTTGACAAAGTTTGTTTAAATGGCCAGCCAAATCCGTAAAAACTTTAGGCACTACAATTCTAATTTACGTTTTTTACCAAAAGTTAACCCAACTCAAGTCCCGAGGTACAATAAATTGTTAGTATTGACCGTTTAGATTAATTTATTGACACATGATTGTCAAAGGTACAAATTACTGTTTATGTGATTGCCTTTACAGAGGAATAACGTTAACAACAAGttaagaaaatagaaaattggtgtgctgaaatagtatttttgatttgaatttgttgattatttggatgtactaaaataaattaaataaaaatctaattcaaaTTACATAAATCTAGTTCTCAGATTATATTAACGTgcatttggtattttattaacaacctaatcaatcattattacaatttcgtttaaaaataaatattcggaGAAACCGATGCAATCTATCACGTCACCgaataaatgcaattttatataaaatagcgTGCGGATTGGCGATAAAATATtcgaatttatattttaaatatcatttctGTTTTGGCTGAGCTACcaactacctacttacaatGCAAAGTGAAGTCGACATTCCACTTAGTAAAACATCGTCTAAGATCAACAGTAACAAGAtcaatgaatataattaatgtCTATAAGTAGTACTCACTTTCTAGGCTTTGGTTCTGAAATGGAATTGACCGCCCTCGATACGACTGGTGGGGCCTGGGCCCGGTAGCCGTGAGGGGTGTCCTGCGCCGCCAACGCAGACGGGCTCGTAGGCGACATTGGCGGACGCATCCCTGCCTCCAACTTCTGACTCTGCCATCTCTTCAAAGTAAAAAATGGCGGTTTCTTCTTCACCTTCTCATTCTGCATTGTAACATATACACTTCACTCGTCAACATGTAATTAAACACTGAAATATAAACTCCGATAAATCACCGATAACACAAACTCTTATCAGATATTATACCGGTAATTATGTAGTTCATTATCTACCCTGTAATAGATTTGAATTCGATTAGCACATCGACGTATTTTGtagataagataaaatatatttctgtaccGAAACAAAATTCGATTTTTCACCAGTCATTAACATAAACATTGGGTGTCCTGTGAAATCGAAACTGGCAGACGATGCGAGGCGAATTTTCTCTCGTAATAAAACCGAACGTAAATACCATTGATCCTCTTCAACGACATTGTACTTTATGTATGAgaaagttatcaaaataaatgtaggctTTTAGGTTGCCATATTTTAGGGGGAGGCCGATGCATTATAACGGTGAAAACAGGTGAAGTAATGTTGTGCCCGAGGCTCCTTGCCGAATTTGGTCACATTAATGCCAACCAGTCGTGTATTCTTCATTCGCACGCGgtgtttatctattttattattctgttaATCTGCTGCTGTTATTTCGGTTGGGGTAGTGCGACCGGTTGTTTTTTGCTAACACGTATGTAATTACTTAGGAGACACGTAAGTACTTAGCTATGAGACACGTAAGCCCTTAGCTATGAGACACGTAAGCTTTGTGATATCAGGAATTTGTCTGATTATAGTTTAGTCAACGGATCTGGCGGATTTACGAGTCAAAATAATCATGCGCATATCTTTACTACTTACCTACAAATTACTGTAAAAGTCTAATAGCCGGTAAGCTAATTGGAATGTAGTTAATTAAGCGTAAACCACAGGAGCCGCATCCTAAtgaagaaaagattttttattcaatagttGAGGTGAATGAGACATCCATTATCAATATGTATGGCCAAACTAAAAATAGATAAGTTAGTTTACAAGTTAATTCGCTTGTTTACATACAAATGCACTTAAAAGACGTTGGTTGTAGTTACTTTGCGGATATTACTTGACTGGTAGgctatttatagtatttatactTCCATGGTCTCTTCTATTCTATCCCTTTAATCGGTGCTAGATGTACTATATCTAAGTATTAACTTCGGAAGTCCCAAAGATTAAATTAAAgttgcattttaaaattataatgagatTCACACTAAGCCTGCAGATAAAGCTAGGTACTAGGTAGGTACACTTAGGCAGATATTACCTATGTAGCAAGCGAGTTGAGTCAGCCACGGTCTGAATGACAGTTTCTTTACGTTGAGTAACCAATTAAATTACCTAAGCGGAAAGAGTTATAAGACATTTAACATCTTAACTAACGAAGATTACCAAAATTAGCCGCTATAGTGTACacttcaaacaataaattatgcTTCATTACAACTTACGTTCAAACTTGATACCTACATCTGTAAATGAGTTACACGCTGTAATTGTGAGTACCTAGCTTTACAGTACATATATGCATAATCGTATTAGCAATGAATATTAGGGATGTGTGAGGCTAACCGTGTCAAGCCTACGACAGATCAGGGTGAACAGCTTTGCGTTT
The sequence above is drawn from the Anticarsia gemmatalis isolate Benzon Research Colony breed Stoneville strain chromosome 17, ilAntGemm2 primary, whole genome shotgun sequence genome and encodes:
- the LOC142979737 gene encoding tripartite motif-containing protein 2-like isoform X2, whose amino-acid sequence is MQNEKVKKKPPFFTLKRWQSQKLEAGMRPPMSPTSPSALAAQDTPHGYRAQAPPVVSRAVNSISEPKPRKLSAGGIKELVQCALCLEVLHNPKMLPCQHTFCMACLSVYIADAIIIGCPICRTRIQIQGQNYIENLPSNLYIDSLLQLVGISSMNGDVRKSTGTPPSSPAVNNGQSVELFAGGVRCVHCKSMCDSFDITLCDHCKLKFCRVCWSQHLDDMRIQLKSILKQLDTAASHLEHKIEHYKDRCERIAEQINIAAEEKIAAIIDAKDSMLNEAASLQKSADMSALALQTSLAEAKTVAVKAMQSSDANDNERVATFINLHQNAVQLLSEVSKWDTERFVFDKENFRIEMDSATPIDAESDDPVLESPKQNDPLESEENLVLHYRSRNFVPHYVWRKTSRPCGVGVSPWSNHLYVCGMDSHSVLIMERTQAKIVTRLSCEEMLCPVHIAFMKSLGEIYITDKWKHCIHVFSKDGEYLRSVGQKGSRVGTFRSPEGIATDNANQLIYVVDTGNDRIQVIQPDGKFVDQIGVATKPQTSEAASLWQTKDILCTELNAPTSVAVTNDRVVVLDSGNRRVKVYNKHDKSKIIEFGSMGQRKGQFRQPEVLAVDPLGYILVGDSGNCRVQVFKPSGQLVRVFGGLGTQPGKFGWISGIHVTKQLDIIISDTKNHCVNFF
- the LOC142979737 gene encoding tripartite motif-containing protein 2-like isoform X1, translated to MQNEKVKKKPPFFTLKRWQSQKLEAGMRPPMSPTSPSALAAQDTPHGYRAQAPPVVSRAVNSISEPKPRNSNIANRLSAGGIKELVQCALCLEVLHNPKMLPCQHTFCMACLSVYIADAIIIGCPICRTRIQIQGQNYIENLPSNLYIDSLLQLVGISSMNGDVRKSTGTPPSSPAVNNGQSVELFAGGVRCVHCKSMCDSFDITLCDHCKLKFCRVCWSQHLDDMRIQLKSILKQLDTAASHLEHKIEHYKDRCERIAEQINIAAEEKIAAIIDAKDSMLNEAASLQKSADMSALALQTSLAEAKTVAVKAMQSSDANDNERVATFINLHQNAVQLLSEVSKWDTERFVFDKENFRIEMDSATPIDAESDDPVLESPKQNDPLESEENLVLHYRSRNFVPHYVWRKTSRPCGVGVSPWSNHLYVCGMDSHSVLIMERTQAKIVTRLSCEEMLCPVHIAFMKSLGEIYITDKWKHCIHVFSKDGEYLRSVGQKGSRVGTFRSPEGIATDNANQLIYVVDTGNDRIQVIQPDGKFVDQIGVATKPQTSEAASLWQTKDILCTELNAPTSVAVTNDRVVVLDSGNRRVKVYNKHDKSKIIEFGSMGQRKGQFRQPEVLAVDPLGYILVGDSGNCRVQVFKPSGQLVRVFGGLGTQPGKFGWISGIHVTKQLDIIISDTKNHCVNFF